The genome window TGTTCGGATCGAAGAGCTCGGTCGGCGTCATCGCGAGAAGGGACAGCTTCCGGTCCGCCGGCCGCGAAGTCAATGCCGCGCGACGCACACGCCGCGCCCCGCCGAAATTGCGTTGCCGCGCGTCTTTGGGGTAGGACGCGACATCTCGCGGCAGGAGGAGGAGTGGCGATGAGACACGCACGTCATCTGGTGGTCCTTTCGGGAGCCTTGCTCGTACTGACGACCTGGGCATGCGGCGACGGCGGCGGCGGCGGCGCTGACGACGACCGGCGCAACCCCGTGGTCTTCACCGGCGACGGCACCGAGGTGCCGGAGATCGTCGCGGAGTTCCGCGCCCAGCTCGGCCGCGACAACGGCGGCGTCCCCGAGCGCGGCTTCACCGGCCGGCGCGAGATCGACTGGGACGGGATCGCGGACGAGATCGCGACGCCCGCCTTCCTCCCGCCGGACTATTTCAACAGCCGCTCGGATCCCCTGGCGCGCGGCGCCCGCGTCACCTCGCCGGGCAGCGGCGTGCAGGTGAGCGCCGACGCCGACAACCCGAGTGGCACGCCGATCCGCTTCGGCAACTTCAACGCGACCTACCCCCTGAACTTCCAGACCTTCAGCGCCGAACGCCTGTTCTCCCCGATCGGCAGCAACGTCGTGGACGTCGTCTTCACGATCCCGGGATCGCCCGACGAGCCGGCGCTCACGCGCGGCTTCGGGGCCGTCTTCACCGACGTCGAGGGCGGCGGGAGCAAGATCGAGCTCTTCGCCGAGAACGACACCTCGCTCGGCGACTACTTCGTCCCGACCGACGCCGCGGGCCTCTCCTTCCTCGGCGTGCTGTTCGACCAGCCGGTCGTGAAGCGCGTCCGCATCACGTGCGGCAACGAGCCCCTCGGTCCGCTCGAGGTGGACGAGGTCGACGTCGTGGCGCTCGACGACTTCATCTACGGCGAGCCGCAGCCGCAGGACTGAGCGCGACGCGGGGCGCGCCGGTCCGCGACGCGTCCCGTCGTCACCCCGCCGCGGGGATGCGCGGCACGAGGAGGTGGGCGTCGTACCGGCCGCCCACGTGCAGCACGTGGCGTCCGCGGTTGCAGGACGCGTCCTTCCGATACGGCGGCGACGGGATGATCTCGTCGGCGGCCACGATCAGCTCGAGGGCCTCGCCCACGACGAAGAAGGTGCTGCTCGGGTAGATCTCGATCTCGACGGGCACGATCTCGCCAGGCCGCAGGCGCTCTTCCGACGTGCCCGTGAGGACGGGCTGCCACGGGGTCGAGCGCGCGGGATCGATCGCGCGGCGCGAGACGCGGCAGGAGCCGCGGCTCACGAGATCGTAGTGGTTCCCGACCGAGCCCTCGAAGTGGACGGTCGCGCCGTCGCGGTCGCGCTTGCTCACCGCCACGAAGATCACCATGTCGTCGGGCGGCGGTGCGGCGCCGTCGGGGCGCGCTTCGACCCAGAGCCGGAGCTTCATGTAGCCGGTGAGCTCGGTGTCGGCCGCGAACCCCTGGCGGAAGACGACGCGCCCGCCGCGCGCCGGATACGTGATCGTCGCGGCTTCGGCGGGCGGCGTCGCGACAAGCGCCGGCGCCGGCACGGCCGCGAGGTGCAGAGGGACGTATTCGGTGCGGGCGAGCGGCCACTCCCGCTCGTCGCGGACCGCGTGGATCACGTCCCGGCTCGCGCGCACCTCGAGGCGCACCGGCGGCCGCGCGAGGAAGCCGCTCGACGTGTCGCCTTTGACGAAGCAGTCCATGAAGTCCTTCGTGAGGCGCTGCACCTCGGGCGCGTAGTAGGCCGCCCACTTGCCGGTGCGGTGGGTGTAGACCCACTTCCGCTCCGAACGGGCCTCGCGGAAGGGGCGAAACGAGCCGACGGTATGGAGCCCGTGATCGGAGAACGAGGCGCACACCAGCATCGGCAGGGTGATCGCCTCGAGCTTCGGCGCCAGCGCGCGCCAGAACTCGCCGCGAAACGGGTGGCGCGCGAGGAAGTCCATCGGCAGCCCGCCGTTCAGCCGCGCGAACTCCTCGGGTGTGCAGGTGGATGGTTGTCGTAGGGATGCGCGCACATCACGACGGGCACCCGCTCGCCGGCGGCGGCGGCGCGGCGCGAGCGGACCACGTTGACCGTGATGTCGAAGCCGTCGCGCATCGGGATCCGCACGTCGTACTCGCAGAGCACGTCGGGATCCGGATCGGTGAGCACGCACTGCGGATTCCAGAGCTGTCCCGTGAGCACGGCGCGCCGGAGGATCGGCCACACCGACCGCGCGGCGGCCCGGAGATCGGTGATCCGACGCAGCGTCGCGAGCGCCATCGTGGCTGCTCTCTACGCCGACCCCGCCGCCGGTGCGAGAGGACGCCGCCGACCCGCCACGGCCGAGGGCCTCTCTACGAGGCGAGCAGGGCGACCCGCACGAGGAAGAGCGGAACGCCGCCGACGAAGGCGACCCAGTACGCTCGCTCGGCCAGGCGCCGGACGCGTGCGGTGGCCGGCGGCACGATCCAGGCGGTCGCGAGGACGACGGCCTCGACGAGCGCACGCAGGACGGCGGACCAGAGCACGAGGTAGATCGCGAGCGTCCACCAGTACGCGGCGAACCCGAGGAGATAGGCCCGCAGCCCGTACGTGTAGTACTCGCCGAAGGTCCCGCCGTAGGCGACCCACTGGTGGAGGCGAAAGAGCGGCAGCGTCGGAACGAGCGCGAACGCGACGTACTGGAGAAGCGGACGATACCAGCGGCCGGTCCCATCGACTCGCGACGTCGCGTACGCGGCCGCGGGCGTGCACGCCGCCGTACGCACGCCGTCGCCTCCCCCGCCGGCGGCGATGACGTCCAGGAGGACGCCGAGCGCCGACGGGGGGGCGAGCGCGAGGCCGTAGGCGGCACGCGCCCCGGACCGTAGCCGGAACGCGACGCCCGGAGCGGGAAGCGGCGTCCGCCACGCCTCGACCGCGACGATCGCGGCGCAGGGGATCTCGATGCGCCGGTCGCGGCGCGCGATCACCAGCAGGCCGTCCGCGACGCTCACCGACGCCGCGAACGCCCGCGCGAGGAGCCACGCGGCGAGCCCCGGAGCCGCGCTCGCCACGACGAACGTGCGGAGCAGCCGGAGCGGGTTCTCGAGCGGGGTCTCCGTGAACGCCAGCGCGAACGCCATGGCGAGCAGGCTGCCGCGGCCGAGCGCCACCAGCAGTGCGACAACGACACGCCAGGATCGGGAGTACGCGGTCGCAGAAGTCGGCATCGGGTGAGCGCGCCGTCTGCGGAATCCGCTACCTGAGCTTCGTCGCAAATACGCGCGGCAAGTTCAGATCGAATCCCGGCAACAGCGGCGTCGCCAACCGCTGCCGCAACGCCGCCGCCCGCGCGAGCCCCCGTCCCGACCATCGCTCGACGGCCCCAGCCGGCTCGACCACCCAGTACTCCTGGACACCGGCCGCGGCATAGAGCAGTCGCTTGGTCACTCGGTCGTACAGACGGTCGCTGGACAGAACCTCGATGCAGAGCTCGGGGACGCGATCGATCGGACCTTGGTGCGCACGTGGGATCCGGCCGAAAAGCACGAAGGCGTCCGGCTGGAGAATCCGCCCGGGTGCGAAGTGCATGTCGAGCGGCGCCTGCCCGACCGTCACCGGGCTCTTCCGCTTGCTCGCCCACGAACGGAGGGCCACGACGATGCGCGCCAGGACCTCCTGGTGCCAGTAGCCCGGGCTCGACGACACGACGACCTCCCCATCCACGAGCTCGATCTTCGAGGTCGACTCCGGCAGGCGAAGGAACTCCTCCTCGGTGATCAACGGACGCTGAGCGGCGGACGTCATTGCCGTGTGAGGCTATGGCCGGTGGCTCGACAGTGTCAACGGCGCGATCCAGCACATGAGGGTCGCCATGGCGGTCGTCATCCCGCCGTGCGCGTCGTGCGAAACCTGCGGGCCGCGCGACGTGCCGACGCCGCGCGCTCGCCGGCGCTGACCCCGCTACGCCGCGCGCTCGATGAGCTCGGCGATCTTGGCGCGCTGGTAGGGACCGTCGCCGAAGTAGAACTGGTTGTGCTTCTGGCGCTTCACGTAGATGTGGACGTCGCACTCCCACGTGAAGCCGATGCCGCCGTGCAGCTGGATCGAGCGGCTCGACGCGAAGGCGCCGGCGTCGGAGGCCGCGGCCTTCGCCATGCGGGCGAGGCGGAGCGCACTTTCGGGCTCGGCGTCGATGGCGCAGGCCGCCGCGTAGGTGAGCGAGCGGGCGCGGTCCACGTCGATCATCACGTTCACGATCGGGTGCTTCACGGCCTGGAAGAAGCCGATCAGGCGGTCGAACTGCGTCCGGACGCGGGCGTACTCGGCGGTCGTCTGGAGCTGCCACTCGGCGGCGCCGCAGAGGTCGGCGGCGACGATGGTCAGGATGGCGGGCAGCGCGGCGGCGACCGCCTTCGCGCCGGCGCTTCCCGCGGCGGACGCGACGATCGCGGACCTGTCGACCTTCACGTCGTCGAACTCCACGTGCGCCTGATCGCGGGTGAGGTCGACGACGCGGTCGGGACGGATCTTCAGGCCCGGCGCGTCGGCCGCGACGGCGTAGAGCCCGACGCCGCCCTTGGCGTCGCGCGCGGCGACGACGAAGAACGCGACCTTCCGCGCCTCCTGCACGTAGGGCACGGTGCCCTTCAGGACCGCGCCGTTGCCGCTCTCGGTGACGGTGATCG of Deltaproteobacteria bacterium contains these proteins:
- a CDS encoding CocE/NonD family hydrolase; amino-acid sequence: MDFLARHPFRGEFWRALAPKLEAITLPMLVCASFSDHGLHTVGSFRPFREARSERKWVYTHRTGKWAAYYAPEVQRLTKDFMDCFVKGDTSSGFLARPPVRLEVRASRDVIHAVRDEREWPLARTEYVPLHLAAVPAPALVATPPAEAATITYPARGGRVVFRQGFAADTELTGYMKLRLWVEARPDGAAPPPDDMVIFVAVSKRDRDGATVHFEGSVGNHYDLVSRGSCRVSRRAIDPARSTPWQPVLTGTSEERLRPGEIVPVEIEIYPSSTFFVVGEALELIVAADEIIPSPPYRKDASCNRGRHVLHVGGRYDAHLLVPRIPAAG
- a CDS encoding Uma2 family endonuclease yields the protein MTSAAQRPLITEEEFLRLPESTSKIELVDGEVVVSSSPGYWHQEVLARIVVALRSWASKRKSPVTVGQAPLDMHFAPGRILQPDAFVLFGRIPRAHQGPIDRVPELCIEVLSSDRLYDRVTKRLLYAAAGVQEYWVVEPAGAVERWSGRGLARAAALRQRLATPLLPGFDLNLPRVFATKLR
- a CDS encoding acyl-CoA/acyl-ACP dehydrogenase — its product is MAQPKDFGFGSEEQMLRDSARKFLKDNSPIEKLRALVAKDHKLAYESDVQPLAWDERLWKQMVELGWTALAVPESAGGVGMKTIAVAALAEEIGRAALPSPLIATLIATAVLREAGTGVAQACLERVVGGDAASFAGPGAEGSWLPDATSITVTESGNGAVLKGTVPYVQEARKVAFFVVAARDAKGGVGLYAVAADAPGLKIRPDRVVDLTRDQAHVEFDDVKVDRSAIVASAAGSAGAKAVAAALPAILTIVAADLCGAAEWQLQTTAEYARVRTQFDRLIGFFQAVKHPIVNVMIDVDRARSLTYAAACAIDAEPESALRLARMAKAAASDAGAFASSRSIQLHGGIGFTWECDVHIYVKRQKHNQFYFGDGPYQRAKIAELIERAA